Proteins co-encoded in one Helicoverpa zea isolate HzStark_Cry1AcR chromosome 18, ilHelZeax1.1, whole genome shotgun sequence genomic window:
- the LOC124638877 gene encoding transcription factor A, mitochondrial, producing MTSFTQLSRLSNYFLGSYKSVLHGRTSWLNPIQVCSYTRKSAEERLGLEKPKRPLTPFFKFMTQMRPALLAKNPGISSKEAISWTSKHWQQLDLETKTQMAKEYEKDLEDYKKIKAMYESSLTDKQKEDIKRLKDEMAVAKEKRKLRAEYKELGRPKKPMSSYFLFTQTRKEVFKGKDLKQYQELVKQEWLKLSANEKAKYEKQAADLMTKYKKELEAWELKMISMGRTDLVRSKPIREKKPKAAAKTQ from the exons ATGACCTCGTTTACTCAGCTTTCTCGACTAAGCAATTACTTCTTAGGAAGTTATAAAAGTGTTCTACACGGAAG AACTAGTTGGTTGAATCCCATTCAAGTATGCAGCTACACAAGAAAGTCTGCAGAAGAGAGGCTTGGCTTAGAAAAGCCAAAGAGGCCTCTAACACCATTTTTCAAGTTTATGACACAGATGAGGCCAGCTCTCCTGGCTAAGAACCCTGGCATCTCATCTAAGGAGGCTATTTCCTGGACATCTAAACACTGGCAACAGTTGGATTTAGAG ACTAAAACTCAGATGGCAAAGGAATATGAGAAAGATTTAGAAGATTACAAGAAAATCAAGGCAATGTATGAATCTTCACTAACAGACAAACAGAAGGAAGACATTAAAAGACTGAAGGATGAAATGGCTGTAgccaaagaaaaaagaaagttaCGGGCT gagTACAAAGAGCTTGGACGTCCAAAAAAGCCAATGTCTTCCTATTTCCTCTTTACTCAAACTAGAAAGGAAGTTTTTAAAGGCAAAGACTTGAAACAGTATCAAGAACTAGTCAAACAAGAGTGGCTTAAGTTATCTGCAAATGAAAAAGCTAAGTATGAAAAACAAGCTGCAGACCTCATGACTAAGTATAA GAAAGAACTAGAAGCTTGGGAACTGAAAATGATATCAATGGGCCGCACAGATCTTGTTCGTAGCAAACCAATCCGAGAGAAAAAGCCTAAGGCTGCGGCAAAGACCCAATAG